One genomic window of Sebastes umbrosus isolate fSebUmb1 chromosome 15, fSebUmb1.pri, whole genome shotgun sequence includes the following:
- the LOC119503207 gene encoding protein phosphatase 1 regulatory subunit 36 isoform X3 produces MPKYPEELRNVSVPPPGRWVWREETRTLELISSGPTEEGVLRKRRQINVNFSDLQQRSEWLAEISTSNHRGRQSIRKSLSPAHLHAYRSFVLKNQGGRITTDDVKQVAVSLLQENYSLPIPFCFLAVLKSKELDEVLAALLLYLSFFFEHNSLEKSSKSFMTVDLFTEHKMKAETLAKKEIVQKKLAVRYFNLIMDLDTPSYHKGWMSSNSTRWLLHACLYSFFCFVAWVTFGRKDLRDIQEEVGRLLYSDTFNTAMRNRTERDSGMAFASVNGSVKTGEADPKETGCSGAFKHRCNNNFAPCCICNTYSKVPIVTGEPSSHRFSLNPCLTLSLAVARGRSLRQVQIFSLLDIWNVSARHRRASRFMSLNSSHMVFQRQCASREPTAICL; encoded by the exons ATGCCGAAATATCCCGAGGAGCTGAGAAAC GTGAGTGTGCCGCCTCCAGGCCGCTGGGTGTGGAGGGAGGAGACTCGGACACTGGAGTTGATCAG TTCTGGTCCAACAGAGGAGGGCGTTTTGAGGAAAAGGAGGCAAATCAATGTCAATTTCAGCGATCTTCAGCAGCGATCAGAATG GTTGGCTGAGATCTCCACGTCGAACCATAGAGGGCGCCAAAGCATCAGAAAGAGCCTGAGCCCTGCTCATCTGCATGCTTACAGGTCCTTCGTATTGAAGAATCAAGGGGGCCGCATCACCACTGATGATGTTAAAC AGGTGGCTGTCAGTTTGCTGCAGGAGAATTACTCGCTTCCTATTCCTTTCTGCTTCTTGGCTGTATTGAA GAGTAAAGAGCTTGATGAAGTCCTGGCTGCCCTTCTCCTTTACctgtcttttttctttgaaCACAATTCTCTGGAGAAATCATCTAAGTCTTTCATGAC TGTAGACCTCTTCACCGAGCACAAGATGAAGGCAGAGACTTTGGCCAAAAAGGAGATAGTACAAAAGAAGCTGGCTGTCCGCTACTTCAACCTAATCATGGACCTGGACACACCATCATATCACAA GGGCTGGATGTCGTCAAACAGCACACGATGGCTGCTGCATGCG TGCTTGTACAGCTTCTTCTGTTTTGTGGCCTGGGTGACGTTTGGCAGGAAGGACCTGAGGGACATCCAAGAGGAGGTGGGGCGTCTTTTGTACTCTGACACCTTCAACACGGCAATGAGGAATAGGACTGAGAGAGACTCAGGAATGGCCTTCGCCAGCGTTAATGGTTCAGTGAAGACGGGAGAAGCTGACCCCAAGGAGACGGGATGTAGTGGCGCATTCAAGCACAG gtgcaacaacaactttgctccgtgttgcatatgcaacacatacagtaaagttccCATTGTTACAGGCGAGCCCTCCTCCCACAGGTTttccctcaacccgtgtctcacgctctcattggctgtagctcgtggccggagtctccgacaggtccagatatttagcttgctggatatctggaatgtgtctgcgaggcatcggcgAGCCTCTCGGTTCATgtctttgaacagttcacacatGGTGTTCCAGCGCCAGTGTGCGAGCAGGGAGCCAACggcgatttgcctctga
- the LOC119503208 gene encoding probable thiopurine S-methyltransferase isoform X2 yields MQDSGYLLQVLWLVLCQAAASRGQANLTSMLAPQADRVMALGEWEERWQEGRITFHQPDVHKMLESNIDKVLSGRTGVRFFFPLCGKAVDMKWLADMGHSVVGVEISEKAIKQFFEENNMTYSEEPVAAIPGAKVYKSSEGNISLYQCDLFNFSSAIEGQFGAIWDRGSLVAINPRDREKYAALIISLMAKDCRYLLDTLLYNPELYKGPPFLVPDEQVKSLFGNSCDMEMLQPQDALGDRQRAWGLDYLTENVHLLTPKSKV; encoded by the exons ATGCAGGATTCAGGTTATCTGTTACAGGTACTGTGGTTGGTTTTATGCCAGGCTGCTGCTAG TCGGGGTCAGGCAAACCTAACCAGCATGCTGGCACCGCAGGCGGATCGGGTCATGGCTCTTGGAGAATGGGAGGAACGCTGGCAGGAGGGCAGAATTACTTTCCATCAGCCTGATGTACACAA gATGCTGGAGAGCAACATTGATAAAGTTCTTTCTGGACGGACAGGAGTTCgcttcttcttccctctctgtgGGAAAGCTGTAGATATGAAGTG GCTAGCAGACATGGGCCATTCAGTGGTTGGGGTGGAGATATCTGAAAAGGCTATAAAACAGTTCTTTGAGGAGAACAACATGACCTACAGCGAGGAGCCTGTCGCTGCCATACCTGGAGCAAAGGTTTACAAG agctcagagggaaatatctctCTATATCAATGTGACCTGTTCAACTTCTCCAG TGCCATTGAGGGTCAGTTCGGGGCAATTTGGGACAGGGGCTCTCTAGTGGCCATCAACccaagagacagagaaaa GTATGCTGCTCTCATTATTTCTCTGATGGCCAAAGACTGCAGATACCTTTTGGACACTTTGTTGTACAATCCTGAACTATATAAAG GTCCTCCCTTTTTAGTGCCTGATGAGCAAGTAAAGAGCCTGTTTG GGAACAGCTGTGATATGGAAATGCTGCAGCCGCAGGATGCCCTGGGAGACAGACAGCGAGCCTGGGGTCTGGACTACCTGACTGAAAATGTACACCTCCTCACTCCAAAGAGCAAAGTTTAG
- the LOC119503208 gene encoding probable thiopurine S-methyltransferase isoform X3 — translation MLAPQADRVMALGEWEERWQEGRITFHQPDVHKMLESNIDKVLSGRTGVRFFFPLCGKAVDMKWLADMGHSVVGVEISEKAIKQFFEENNMTYSEEPVAAIPGAKVYKSSEGNISLYQCDLFNFSSAIEGQFGAIWDRGSLVAINPRDREKYAALIISLMAKDCRYLLDTLLYNPELYKGPPFLVPDEQVKSLFGNSCDMEMLQPQDALGDRQRAWGLDYLTENVHLLTPKSKV, via the exons ATGCTGGCACCGCAGGCGGATCGGGTCATGGCTCTTGGAGAATGGGAGGAACGCTGGCAGGAGGGCAGAATTACTTTCCATCAGCCTGATGTACACAA gATGCTGGAGAGCAACATTGATAAAGTTCTTTCTGGACGGACAGGAGTTCgcttcttcttccctctctgtgGGAAAGCTGTAGATATGAAGTG GCTAGCAGACATGGGCCATTCAGTGGTTGGGGTGGAGATATCTGAAAAGGCTATAAAACAGTTCTTTGAGGAGAACAACATGACCTACAGCGAGGAGCCTGTCGCTGCCATACCTGGAGCAAAGGTTTACAAG agctcagagggaaatatctctCTATATCAATGTGACCTGTTCAACTTCTCCAG TGCCATTGAGGGTCAGTTCGGGGCAATTTGGGACAGGGGCTCTCTAGTGGCCATCAACccaagagacagagaaaa GTATGCTGCTCTCATTATTTCTCTGATGGCCAAAGACTGCAGATACCTTTTGGACACTTTGTTGTACAATCCTGAACTATATAAAG GTCCTCCCTTTTTAGTGCCTGATGAGCAAGTAAAGAGCCTGTTTG GGAACAGCTGTGATATGGAAATGCTGCAGCCGCAGGATGCCCTGGGAGACAGACAGCGAGCCTGGGGTCTGGACTACCTGACTGAAAATGTACACCTCCTCACTCCAAAGAGCAAAGTTTAG
- the LOC119503208 gene encoding probable thiopurine S-methyltransferase isoform X1 yields MQDSGYLLQVLWLVLCQAAASSRGQANLTSMLAPQADRVMALGEWEERWQEGRITFHQPDVHKMLESNIDKVLSGRTGVRFFFPLCGKAVDMKWLADMGHSVVGVEISEKAIKQFFEENNMTYSEEPVAAIPGAKVYKSSEGNISLYQCDLFNFSSAIEGQFGAIWDRGSLVAINPRDREKYAALIISLMAKDCRYLLDTLLYNPELYKGPPFLVPDEQVKSLFGNSCDMEMLQPQDALGDRQRAWGLDYLTENVHLLTPKSKV; encoded by the exons ATGCAGGATTCAGGTTATCTGTTACAGGTACTGTGGTTGGTTTTATGCCAGGCTGCTGCTAG TAGTCGGGGTCAGGCAAACCTAACCAGCATGCTGGCACCGCAGGCGGATCGGGTCATGGCTCTTGGAGAATGGGAGGAACGCTGGCAGGAGGGCAGAATTACTTTCCATCAGCCTGATGTACACAA gATGCTGGAGAGCAACATTGATAAAGTTCTTTCTGGACGGACAGGAGTTCgcttcttcttccctctctgtgGGAAAGCTGTAGATATGAAGTG GCTAGCAGACATGGGCCATTCAGTGGTTGGGGTGGAGATATCTGAAAAGGCTATAAAACAGTTCTTTGAGGAGAACAACATGACCTACAGCGAGGAGCCTGTCGCTGCCATACCTGGAGCAAAGGTTTACAAG agctcagagggaaatatctctCTATATCAATGTGACCTGTTCAACTTCTCCAG TGCCATTGAGGGTCAGTTCGGGGCAATTTGGGACAGGGGCTCTCTAGTGGCCATCAACccaagagacagagaaaa GTATGCTGCTCTCATTATTTCTCTGATGGCCAAAGACTGCAGATACCTTTTGGACACTTTGTTGTACAATCCTGAACTATATAAAG GTCCTCCCTTTTTAGTGCCTGATGAGCAAGTAAAGAGCCTGTTTG GGAACAGCTGTGATATGGAAATGCTGCAGCCGCAGGATGCCCTGGGAGACAGACAGCGAGCCTGGGGTCTGGACTACCTGACTGAAAATGTACACCTCCTCACTCCAAAGAGCAAAGTTTAG